A part of Capsicum annuum cultivar UCD-10X-F1 chromosome 6, UCD10Xv1.1, whole genome shotgun sequence genomic DNA contains:
- the LOC107875319 gene encoding uncharacterized protein LOC107875319 isoform X7, translated as MVNLFDLNSGVAGNKLLTDKPHGSLSRSQSDVVRMYPSGDQIEEKMIVSDLKRNSSNGKSNGTPMKMLIAQEMSKEIDSCQNPPSVVAKLMGLDAFPTRGSVSATRSHFGGHSRCHTDSSFSYCQHEDRSLMEEMHQEFHQCPEQDEYKDVYEVWQQPTKIHCVRSKSPQKARHEETSIDKKVAFVRQKFIEAKCLSIDGNLRQSKEFQEALDVLSSNTDLFLKFLQEPNPMFSQQLQKLKSVPPPPETKRITVLRPTKMVDNIRFGESGNKNEKEVKRATQVVQGNGVDESHCAISPLAPGWNIDENPPQSTRIVVLKPNLSKTPNCRAASSPSSASPRASEAQMKYVNVEDNEVQDLGEVAMGITQKMRENLGGHRRDETLLSSVSSNGYIGDESSFNKSENEYAAGNLSDSEVASPVFRHSWDYINRFVEPYSCSSLSRASYSPESSVSREAKKRLSERWAMVASNGSCPEQRHLRRRSSTLGEMLALSDTKNSGEMEQEISKEEPGTSNSNLMNNSSSAEGIDESPRNLLRSKSVPVSSTEFGTLLNVNAQGPEAGKPNLPEETTKPRSTKLSLKNLLFPRNKKPSKDSGSHLQSNNEVQSGVKSSHCAAKVDPGREFSSADLHKSSGKLASQYLFGEKGIISPEVGLFVSKSFPLENQGESQDQPSPVSVLDTTFEEDEHPISSSRTKPDHHGGKLSVDPIRCNLIDKSPPIGSISRTLSWNDSCLDTASSVPLRPSFSTWQTEEEEKECFSFVQTLLTVAGLDEVQSDAFLLMWHSRESPLDPSIREKYVDLNEKDILHVARRRQRRSTRKLVFDCVNAALMEIAGYGPDTCQRAVPHSGVGNNLPGGAKLILVDQVWTRMKEWFSSDVKCLFGDDEDGNSLVVDGMVRKEVVGKGWLQYLRLELDNVGTEIERELLEELVHESVIELTGRV; from the exons ATGGTGAACCTTTTCGATTTAAATTCTGGGGTGGCAGGAAACAAGCTTCTTACTGATAAACCACATG GCTCTCTTTCGAGGAGCCAATCAGATGTTGTCAGGATGTATCCATCTGGGGATCAAATAGAGGAAAAAATG ATTGTTTCAGATTTGAAGAGAAACAGTTCAAACGGGAAATCAAATGGAACACCAATGAAGATGCTTATAGCCCAAGAGATGTCCAAGGAAATTGATTCTTGCCAGAATCCACCTAGTGTTGTTGCCAAGTTGATGGGCCTTGATGCTTTTCCAACTCGGGGATCTGTTTCAGCTACGAGAAGTCATTTTGGAGGTCATTCTCGATGTCATACCGATTCCTCTTTCAGTTATTGCCAGCATGAAGACAGATCCTTGATGGAAGAAATGCATCAGGAATTTCATCAATGTCCAGAACAGGATGAATATAAAGATGTGTATGAAGTTTGGCAGCAACCCACTAAGATACACTGTGTGAGAAGCAAATCTCCCCAAAAGGCAAGACATGAAGAAACCAGTATTGACAAGAAGGTAGCTTTTGTTCGTCAGAAGTTCATTGAAGCTAAATGCCTATCTATAGATGGAAATCTTCGCCAGTCTAAGGAATTCCAAGAAGCATTGGACGTTTTAAGTTCCAACACAgatttattcctcaagtttctgCAAGAACCCAATCCAATGTTTTCTCAGCAGTTACAAAAGTTGAAGTCCGTACCTCCTCCTCCTGAGACAAAACGGATAACTGTTCTTAGACCAACAAAGATGGTGGATAATATTAGATTTGGTGAATCAggaaacaaaaatgaaaaagaggtgAAGCGAGCCACCCAGGTGGTTCAGGGAAACGGGGTAGATGAAAGCCATTGTGCTATTTCCCCTCTTGCGCCAGGTTGgaatattgatgaaaatcccCCTCAGTCGACAAGGATAGTGGTGTTGAAACCCAACCTTAGCAAGACACCCAACTGCAGAGCTGCAAGTTCTCCATCTTCAGCATCACCGAGAGCATCAGAAGCTCAAATGAAGTATGTAAACGTAGAGGATAATGAAGTTCAGGATTTGGGAGAAGTGGCCATGGGCATAACACAGAAGATGCGAGAAAACCTTGGTGGACACAGAAGAGATGAAACCTTGCTTTCTTCTGTGTCTTCCAATGGCTACATTGGTGATGAAAGTTCATTTAACAAGTCTGAAAATGAGTATGCAGCAGGAAATCTCAGTGATTCAGAAGTCGCATCACCCGTTTTTAGGCACTCCTGGGATTACATTAATAGATTTGTCGAGCCCTACTCTTGCTCCTCCTTGAGCCGTGCATCTTATTCCCCGGAATCTTCAGTTTCCAGGGAAGCCAAGAAGCGACTTTCAGAGAGATGGGCAATGGTGGCATCTAATGGAAGTTGTCCAGAACAAAGACATCTGCGAAGAAGGTCCAGTACATTAGGTGAGATGCTTGCCCTTTCTGACACGAAGAATTCTGGAGAAATGGAGCAGGAGATTAGCAAAGAAGAGCCCGGAACTTCAAATTCCAACTTGATGAACAATTCCAGTAGTGCTGAAGGCATTGATGAGTCACCAAGGAACCTCTTGCGTTCTAAATCTGTTCCTGTATCTTCGACTGAATTTGGTACGCTGTTGAATGTGAATGCTCAAGGTCCTGAGGCAGGAAAACCCAACCTGCCCGAAGAGACAACAAAGCCAAGAAGCACAAAATTGTCACTGAAAAATCTGTTGTTCCCAAGGAACAAAAAACCAAGCAAAGACAGTGGGAGCCATCTGCAATCCAACAATGAAGTGCAGTCTGGTGTTAAGTCTTCACATTGTGCTGCAAAAGTTGATCCGGGGCGTGAGTTCTCGTCAGCCGATCTTCACAAATCATCAGGCAAACTAGCTTCCCAGTATTTGTTTGGGGAGAAAGGCATAATTTCTCCTGAG GTTGGCCTATTTGTATCGAAATCTTTTCCTTTGGAAAACCAAGGTGAGAGTCAGGACCAACCAAGTCCAGTATCTGTTTTGGATACAACATTTGAAGAGGATGAACATCCAATATCCTCTAGCAGGACGAAGCCAGATCATCATG GTGGTAAGTTGTCTGTTGACCCTATAAGGTGCAATCTCATTGACAAATCTCCTCCAATAGGATCAATTTCTCGTACTCTGTCATGGAACGATTCCTGCTTAGATACGGCCAGTTCAGTTCCTTTAAGACCATCCTTTTCCACTTGGCAGacagaggaagaagaaaaagaatgctTCTCTTTTGTTCAAACATTATTAACGGTGGCTGGCCTTGATGAAGTACAATCTGATGCATTCTTATTGATGTGGCATTCGCGTGAAAGCCCTTTGGATCCatcaataagagaaaagtatgttgATCTGAACGAGAAGGATATACTACACGTGGCCAGGCGAAGACAAAGGAGATCAACCCGAAAACTTGTGTTTGATTGTGTAAATGCAGCGCTGATGGAAATTGCAGGATATGGGCCAGACACTTGCCAAAGAGCCGTGCCTCATAGTGGGGTCGGTAATAATCTCCCAGGAGGAGCTAAATTGATATTGGTGGACCAGGTCTGGACCCGAATGAAAGAATGGTTTTCTAGTGACGTGAAATGTCTCTTTGGTGATGATGAGGACGGTAACAGCCTGGTGGTGGATGGAATGGTGAGGAAAGAGGTTGTAGGGAAGGGGTGGCTTCAATATTTGAGATTAGAATTAGACAATGTAGGAACGGAAATTGAAAGGGAGTTGCTGGAAGAGCTTGTGCATGAATCGGTCATTGAATTGACAGGTAGAGTGTGA